A window of the Flavobacteriales bacterium genome harbors these coding sequences:
- the purS gene encoding phosphoribosylformylglycinamidine synthase subunit PurS, which yields MRFRAEINVMPLPALLDPQGKAVSNNMKNVGLPEIGSVRIGKHIHLEIEAKDEATAKAKVDEACQKLLCNKIMENYEFELFEL from the coding sequence ATGAGATTCCGCGCCGAAATTAACGTTATGCCGCTTCCCGCACTCCTCGATCCGCAGGGAAAAGCCGTTTCGAACAACATGAAGAACGTGGGATTGCCCGAGATCGGCTCGGTCCGTATCGGAAAGCACATTCATTTGGAAATCGAAGCCAAAGACGAGGCAACGGCCAAAGCCAAGGTCGACGAGGCCTGCCAAAAGTTACTCTGCAACAAGATCATGGAGAACTACGAGTTCGAGTTGTTCGAGCTGTAA